Below is a genomic region from Rosa chinensis cultivar Old Blush chromosome 5, RchiOBHm-V2, whole genome shotgun sequence.
AGGGGATCCCCTTGCCGCTAGAGCATCCATCACCTCCACCAAAACAATATGACGTAGAACCAATTCAATGATCGATAAGGATAAAACTAGTTTCTCGCAAAAAATAATATGCTCCAATTTACTTTGCCATCGAGTTAACAATTCAAGTATATGAACATTAAACCAAATTTTAGAAGCAAATCCAATCACTCTCTTTGTAATAGTATCATATGTAGTCTGGTAGTATAAACATTCCTTTGCTTCTTAGGCCCTTAAATTTTTCTGCTCTTTTTAGTAGAAACATTTCTTGGCACTTTCTCTTCTGTCTTTCAACTTTAGAAGTTCTCAGGACAAGAACCTTAATTACTTAAACTGCTTCTGTGTTTCTGTAGGCATTGGCCTACTCAACCGAATTAATTGAGGATTTTCTGATCTTAATTAGAACATAAGGAGTATTgagttttttttgtgtgtggtaGACACTCATGTCCTACCAGGCACATTCACGTCTGTATTGTGCCCTCTGGACCAAGCAACAAATGCGGCCCTCCAAAAAGCAAACATAAACCCACCCAGAATTTCATGAACGGAAGAGGAATGCTACAAAACTCAAATTTTTTACGAAGTTTTAATACCAAATGACATGATACCGGCTGTGGTGAATGATACATCATTACGTTGAATTATTTTGTTAGAATTTAGAAATGATGACATGACATTAAATTTGATAACACTATTTATGATCTCAAACATTATCCGAGATGAAAACTAGGAAAAGacaatagtttacaaattacagtaccataaaacataaataacccAGTTGAAAATCTGAACCAAAAAGTATTAGAGTTCTATGATGTAACTATGCAAAATAACCAACATACATGTAGCTCCACGATGGCAGCTTGCTTATTACAAATATTCCGACCCAAATTCATGACAAGTAATTGTTAAGAACCACAGAATGAGCACTATTAATTTCAATTACTGAAGCTCCAACTAAAAATTTTATGATTTACCATGTTTGCTCCGGTTGATGCAGTGAGCCCCACGTACATTTCATCAAGGAAAACATCAGAGAGATCAAGAGGAACCATAATCAAAGGTCTCCCTGGCTTTTTTATGTTTTCTGGAGCCAATGTGATGCTGAGCTGGTTGTTCCAGAACTCAATCCATGCCTGGTAATTGGCTCCATCGTTCAGCTCTACTTCCTTGAAAGACCAATTAGTGTTGTTACTGTCCTCCTTCGTGTCATCGGCAAACCAGTATCCGGCTTTGTAAGAAGCCAGAGAAGTTAGAGAATTGACATCAACACCAACATGATTATTGTCAATATCGCCGTATTTTTTGTCTTGGAACACATCAAATTCGATACCAAAAGCATGGTTGCTAGGATTACCATCGTTTGTATTGTTCAAGAAGCCAAGATACTGCGCTGCAGAGGCACCTTGGATACCAGGAGCAGGGACAAAAATGAGGACGAATCCATGGCCCCCGAGAAGATCCTTGTTTGGAGATATAGAAAAGGTGAAAGAGGTTGTGAAAGGCAGAAGGTTTAAGGAGTTTGGATACCTTGTGGGTACCTTGGCAGTGTAGAGAGCTCTACCAATAGAATAGGTGCTATTTTCAGTAAGAGAAAGAACACCAGAATCTATTGTTGCATTGCCATAGAGCAAGATATCAGAAGAATTGAAACCATTGAAGGCAAAATCAATTGCAAAAGTAGATTGAAGCAGAAAAAGTTTGGATAGGAATAGCACAAGTAATTGAAGAGACAGCATTGTTTAGAACTCTAAAGGCAGTAGGAGCAATCTGTGAGTTTCAACTGCAGCATTAGCTGTCAATATATAAAGCATGAATTCAAGTTTCTCGATAGTTGTCTGCACCACTTTTTCAATATGACAGGTCCAACACGACTAGCATAGATTTTCAACCTTATAGTGCCAATCACCCCAACCCAATTTACACAGGTCCCAGTTATATTGAAAATTCAAGGTTAAAGAAATCGGCAGCATCTTTCATTGGTGCATATACCATTAGTCAAGCTGTAAAAAACACGGTAATCATAACTAGATGTGAAGGTGAGAAAAGAAATGTGAAATGAAAACAGCAAGTAGATTCCTACCCAATCACCTCTGTATTCCCGGAATGaataaataaagattaaattaTCACTAAGTAGGACATATCTGGGCAACTTAAGTTTAATCCCGAAAGACATTTCATATTTCCCACATATTCCACAGCTTATGGCTTGTAAAAAGCTGTACAAGAATGGGCCATATTTGACTTGAGTAGCAAAGTGGAAAAAAGATACAGGAGAGTTCTAAGCTATAAACTCAATTTTAGATGGATATTGGCTATTCTTCCACTGAGTGCCCCCCcctatacaaaagaaaaaacaacctccccctcccccccccaaTAAATAACTATGTCACAAGAGAACCAGCAATTATTCTGCCATGAATTTCCTGATGCTCAGATTTTGGGGTCTACTAAAATCTGGCTCATCGACCAGAAACAAATAACGAATTGGTGGATATTTGGTTGCCTTCAGCCTGATATTTTCGGACCTTTGCCTTGTCAATTCGTGCTCGTCTAACAGCTTCTTGGACCTGGAGATCATGGTCTTTCAGCATCTGATCCATGTTGCCAGAGGGGACTAGCAACGGACCTGAGTAGTGAATTTTGTGACCCTTTGATCCATAACCAACCTGAAATAAGcaggaaaaataataatagataAATCATTGATTGGCCAATAAGAATATTGAATAAAAGTCGCTATAGACTAAGCAATCAAATGCTGAACATGAGTAAAGAGGCAATAATCATAGCGGAAACAGCATGAGGGGAAGTACTCACAATAATTGGATCTTTGTTGCTTCTGACATCATCTTTTCTATTAGAACCTACAACAGGTTTTTGGTCATGTGGTAAAGGATCTGAGGCCTCCTTGAATGAACCTGGAAACCGGCCTATTGCTTTTGGAACATCCATTTGGGAAGAATTAGACCTTTTTCTGCGTTCCTCAGTCAACATACTTCTCCTCGCTGCCACTAAACCTGACATTCCCGACAAGTCAGCCCCATTTGAAATCTTTGGGGCATCATCTGGGTTCTTCGTAGACTTTGCCCATGCCGCACGATGCGACAGTGGCCCTGAATGGGAAGCTCTCTTATGATTATGGCCATGAGATTCTATACCCGCTTCTACAGCATGTGATGGCCTAGGAGGATCAATTGGAAAGCCAGAAGCAACTTCTTCTGGATGAGGGTTAAACTTCTCACTTCGGCTTTTAGAATTAGATTGATCTTGTCTTTTCTGTAACAAGAAAGCCACTGTATCATCCCATATGAAGTAAGATTCAAACAATACCAAATAAACTACAATATGAATTATAGCATCTCATAAACTGAAAGAGGGCAGTTAAAAGAACCTTGAGTCCAACTGTGCAATGTTCTGAATGGTCACATGCAATAaggctcatccaaaatttgTTAAGAAACAAATTATCTCAATGACTAAAAAATGCAAGAATGGTGTTGACAAACAGACAAGTTAACAACAGTCAATGTTATGTGAAGTATATTATTGTTGGGGATCGGTATGAAATACAAAATGGGATCTGTAACAAGGATTAGACTTAAAGGCAACTGAAACTTGCGTAAATCATTATGTTGGGTTCATGCATTTAATTGAGTTGAAAATTGGAATTTCTTgctcataaaaaaataaaaataaaaataaaaagctttTCCCGGCCTTCCATATTCAGTCATGATTTGAAAATGCTTACTCTCTTCATAAGCATCAGTGAGCCTAtgtgcagggaaaagcaagagaaaattaagagagagaATCTCCTGGGTAGGATATAGTTGTTCACTGGATTATTGTTATGGTGGTCCATGCATTGAGACAACTGATTTAAAAAATACAGAATATATTCCAAGTTCCCATCAGCTTCCCAACAATAACATGAAATAAAAAATCCCAGTTAAAATCACATAGAAATGCAAACTCGtgtaaaagaaaagaagcacTCAGACAAGTATCGACACACATGACACATATCAATTACAACATGAATCAGCAATGACAGTAGGTAATTACTCTTACTAGAATAACATCAGTTTACCTGCATTGACATGACTAATTCAGCATTGGCATCAGGTGCTGGCATGGCGCGAGAATCTCTTGTTCCTCTCCTTTCAGGGTCAGGCCTTTGGCCCTTGCCTGCTGCTCCTTGTCTACCAATGCACATGAAAACAGATTATAAGGATGACCATCAGTAAAAGTTCCTAGGAGTAGAAGAGATGCACCACAATAAAGTATAGGAAAACTATGAATATTACGTTTGAAAAACCCATCGCAAAATAAACGTTTAAAGAAGTTGacagaatttgactgatgatcTTCAGTTAAGCAAGCACAGATCTTTAAAATGACACAAGCCTAATCCCAAGAACATGCTATCATAAAGCTTAAGACCATGGAATAATGTGTCACTTTTACTCTTATGGCACTTATAAATGAGACCGTTGCATTATAGCGGCCTATTATCTTTTAATAGCTATAAATTTAACGAGGCCTGTGTTCAAAACACCGTTACTTTAGGCAAACTTCAGAGTCCACCCTTTAACTTTTCAAAGGAGAGTCCAGGATCATATGGTGCCGCTTGTTAATCACTAAGCTTATCCAACGCCATGATATACATTAAGCACAGAGAATCATCAAGTTCCAATATTTTCCCATATATGGAGAGGCTATTTTGTTACCCCAGAAGCATGAATCCGGCCGCAGGACAGGAAGCATGCATCAAAGGAGCCCAGGAGGTCAAGACCATTAGGTTGACAATGCATGAGCCAATAGGTCCCAATAATTCCACAAATATAAGTAAACATGTGTCTATGTATAAACAGAATATAGGGTGCAATGCTTTCAAGAAAAgattgagaataaaaacaagtaaACTTGTGCCAAAGAGTAAGCTACTGATTTATGTAACAATATTCACCTTCTAGCTTCCTCATCCCGTACTTTAACATCAAACTCTTTGCTGGGAGGATATTTTGGCAAACTTGACGGATCACAAGGCAGAGGTTTTGTAGTAAAGAACTgttagaaaaaatgaaaataaataaataaataaataaccttACAGTCAGAAGCTTTGTCAAAATAAACTACTTCTAGCCAAAGTATAGTGACatctaaaatttaaatagtTGCAAAGAGAAGAGTATCAACTGTCTTGTCAAGTACTTCTCCAACTTATTAGTCAAGAATAGGCTAACAAAAGAACTTGCTGCAATCTAGATGTTGCAACTTAACATGATATACACAGCTGATAACCATTAGTGATGGAAAATAATAACTTTCGTGCATTATTTTCTTGCCGCAAGTATATATCTGATAGGGGTTGATATCTCCCATACACAtgagaaaacaataaaacatagtGAAGTTCTACTTCTCAAAGCACCAGAGTCAACAGACTTAAACCTCAAAAATAGGATCTACTGCACATATGAGCATGCAGAGGCACACATAGAGCTCTAAAATTGTGTCAAAGTAACTTTCAAGATAACACAAAGACTGTCCAAAGGTATAGGACTAAATTTAGAATCCAAACCTCACTCTTGAGAGCAGAAGATGCAGATCCACGATCCGCAGGGTCTATGGAAAGAAGGGTGTCCATAAGAGCTAGAGCTGGTACAGGGAAATCCTTAAAAGTTTCTGCCACACAGCGTCTATAAGGCTGTTGAGGCTTAAATATGGTTGCATGAGGCAACTTTGATTTTCTCCAATAATCCTCAGAAGGTGAGCCACAAAGCTTGAAAATCTTATGCAACTGCTCCACCTACAAGGGGAAAAAACCACAAAGTAAGATCATCAGCAGACATTACTCAGTTACACTTACATTTAAGAGAGGCAAAAGACACAAAAACCCGAAAGGGACATCACAACAATAAGAGAACCCACACAACTATAGGGGATGTATCCTACCATCTTCACAACCAGAAGAAGTTACAAAACCAGATCCTAAGGAACCGTCTTTTTCCATCTCATATTCTGTAATATGCCATATCggacagagaaaaaaaatatttacataCTACAGTCAGACTACTTCTGACTCTATATCGTACTTCCAAAGAAAAAGCTGATTCAAGAAGCCAGAAGACAGACATGGGAGATGCCAGTGCCACCCCTTGCGGTATGTTGTAAATCCCACAAAAACAGatcaaaagaatgaaagaaaagtTATGGCATTCATATTGAATGAGATATCAAGACATGGTCCACCaaagaatgaaataaaattcCATAGAAACTTTGTTAAACCCCACCCccaacacacacaaacacacacaaatcCAGTGGCAAGGAAAATCAAATATTAGTTTATAATTTGCAAATCCAAATATTGTTTGGACTGTCAAGAGCAAGAACTACTGGGAATTTTAACCTCTATTGCCATGTTTCTATGCATTTGTACCACAATTCCGAACAATATCAAGTAGTTAAGACCATCATCTTGACAATTGTATGCATTTGTGCCACAATGATTCCGAACTATATAAAGTGGTTAAGCACATCATCTTGACAGACTCAAGAGGGAAACAACTATACATACCTCAGTTCTTCCCGGCATAATCGGTTTGCCAGCATAGAGTTCAGCAAGTATGCAACCTGTACTCCACAGATCAACGGCAGTCCCATAGTAAGTAGCACCGAGTAAAAGCTCAGGCGGTCGGTACCAAAGAGTTACAACACGGCTAGTTAGAGGCTGATTTTGATGGGGATCAAAAATACTCGCCAGACCAAAGTCAGCAATTTTCAACATGCCACTGTTGTCAATTAAAAGGTTGGAACCTTTAATGTCACGATGCAGAACCCCACGACTGTGACAGTGATCAAGTCCACATAATAGTTGCTGCATGTAACATTTAACCTGCCAATAAATGAATTGAGATCTCAATGCTTCCATCCCAAATAAACAGTTTAAATAATACCATACTGAAGTTTCTATGTTAAAATGTAAAGAGGAATTTGAAATACAAGATACTATGCACACAAGTATAAAAGTGCTATGGTAAACAAAATACACCAGAGCATCAACTGTTGGTGATGATGAGGGCAAGGTCATAGTGTTATTTCTAGAAAGCAAAGTCGAAGAGGAAAAACAGAGCTTTATATATTTTGACTGAGATGCAAAAATTACTAATACATACCTGTGCTTCTGTAAATTTCAGGCCAGGGTGTAAAGCAAGCCCTGCCAAATCATGCTCCATGTACTCAAAAACAAGGTACAAGCTGCAAGACATCCTTGACGTAACTAGACCTTCTAGTTTTATCACATTTTGATGATCAAGCCTCCGTAAGATGAGAATTTCCCTTGCCATAAAGCGAACACTCTCAGGCTCTGAGTTATCAAACCTCACTTTCTTCAACGctacaattttcttttgatCAAGATCACGAGCCCTATAGACGTTGCTATATGTTCCCTGACCAATCTGCACAAAATAAATGTTAAATAACCAAAAGTGGCAATCTCTAGAGGACAGTACTATTTGGGGAAAAGGAATAGCCAACACCATAATATGTATTAAATGGTAAATATGACAAATCTATTGGTTAAGCCACAAATTGTACAAATCTAAAAGCTAGACAAAGGAAAATAAACAGAAGATGGTTCTAAGTTACATCCAATAGAACACCCAAAGCATAACTTAGCAGAGTAGGGATAAGAAAGACCAATCTTCTTACTTACAAATCAactacactactagaatttatGCAACCCCTTATATAACTTCTGCACTCAACTTGTATAATCACAAAAGTCTTAGGACTGGCAACATAAAATGTTATGCTTAAAACCATCTCAATGTAtcaaccgaaaaaaaaaaaaaaaaaatctccatgTTAACTGACTTCATCCATACTAGTAAGTATAGGTTGCAAActtagggctagtttgggattgcttgaCTTTTGAAAAAAATAGATGAtgttgtgttgtgagaataatcagctgtgaattaaaacaggtTCGTGTTTGGTAAAGAATACTTTTAAAAATGTTGTCAGAACATAAAACAACTTCAAATCGTGTTTTAATTGAaagcagcttctaaaagcaacctttgGGTTGCTTCTAAAATCGGCTGCCAATGACCTGTAATTTTGgattaaagctgctttttatttatttaccaaacacaataaaatctaagaTTTTagacaaaagctgatttttaaaaaagcgaagcaatcccaaacagaGCCTTAACTCATCATCTTTGCTCAAGTCCAGTAGATTTCTTAGAGTCAATAGTAATTTCACATAAAATTATATGTATGAGTGAAGAAAACAAATGCATGATCAACCctagactttttttttattcatcatGTGCTACAGACAAAAGGTTTTTTAAGGAACTAAACCAGGCACACATTTGATCAGCAATTAGTTAATCACCAGCCAACGGCAAATCCAGTATGTTATTAAACCAGtaacaaatcaaaaggagatccAACATATTCTCTTCATTTATTTTAGTTAATAAACATATTAACTGATACATGCTTTGAGACACAGCTTATATCTTGACGACAATGTAGGTAAGAAAAAGATTACCAAGTCAAATGGTAATCATGGTTCCGATTCTTCAGGAAAAATTTTCAAACTGGCAATGAAATTAAAATAGAACAAATTTTCTGCAATCTGCATTAGATAAATGGGAGTGGAGAAGATGCTTCTAAGCCACTCACTTGAGAAGAACTTCAAGCATATAATACCAATCCTGGTGAAAGAAAAGACAAATGATGGTCGATATTGTTGTTTAATTCTCTACTCTTGTTATATAAGATTCTCTCAGCCCCAGAGTTTGATAGCCCTAAGTGCAGATTTTTTGCACTCGCTTATACTTATTAGTATTTTTGATTTAGATTATAAGAAAAGCACCACATTGATGTTGCACACTAATATAAATTTTGTGGGCCCACTCACAAATATACATAAAGCAACACGATCAATGAAGATGGCTGAAACTCAAGTACTTTACTCGCTCCCTGAAATTACTCTCCAATCAGAGCAATCAGTAATAACATTAATACTGAACTAAGACTAATATATAGACTAAATTTTTACAAAGATGAGGAAAAAAATGTTCAATGAGCTTTGAAGCACAAGAACAGAGATTTCAAGGGTTAGCATATACCAAATTTCAATCTCAATAAGCAAAATAAGACAACCTAAATTCCATGGATCaatgaataaagaaaacaatatCTGCCTTGGTGAACATGAAGCTAACTTCCAAACTAATAAAGAACGAAACTTACTTTGTCTAGCTTCTCAAATGAATCTGCACGACGTGGTATCCACCCCTTAATGGCCTCTCCAGCCACTCCAGCTAGCCAGGATGGCCAACCTGCTGCGACCTGTTCTCCTTCTGCAGCTTTCGGAATGCTGCCCATCCCGGGATGTAGAGGAGCAACATACTCCATTTTCTCCCTCTTCCGCTGATAATTGTCACCATGTGATCGAGTGGCCCCATTGGAGTGCTTATCAATCAACATTGCTCTCCCGTCATTGCTATCATTTCGATCTTTTGCACGATAAGCTTCCTCTCTCCTTGAGGAAGCCACCCTCGCCGCCCGCGAGTCTGATGCTGCCTTGTTGGACAATCGCTCTCTGGGGCTCTCCTTGCTATCCTCAATTGCAGAGGGCTTGCAATACATGCAACCCATTGTGCCCCAAACCACCCACAACAAGACCCTCCTTCACAACCAAATTCACACCCTCAAAAACCTTGCATTCTTACAACACAATTCTCATCCTTTATGCCAATAGTGACCAATTTGCCATACTCAAAATCCCACACACAGAAGCTCAAAACTAGAAACGAAAAGTTATCCAACTAAAACCCAGAATTCAACTCAACCAACATACAAAACCACCATTCACCAAATGCAAACAGCAAATCCACCCttcacaaacacaaagttaCAGTCTTTGTaagaaccaaaacccaaaattgCAAAGACCCAGCAGCAAAGTACCAATCTTTCACCAGACCAACCTGAACCCAACACATTAAACCTCAAAAAGACCCCTTCTTGCACAGTGAAAATGCCTAGTCTCAATGTATCAACAAACCCCACTAATCCACAAGAAACAAAATCCCAAATTCTGAAAACCAAAGACAAAATCTGCAAAAAAGGTAGCCTACCTTCAGCAAAGAGCACCTCCAAAATGGCCCTTATGTCTCTGCTGTGGAAAAAAGCTGTCAAATCCAAGCACCAAGctagagagaggaagagattgGAGCCCTAGAGAGGCATTTAGGGCTCTGGGGAACAAGGACATGGATCAAGAGATtcaaggaataaaaaaaaagtaacatgtaggttttgttgttttaataaaaagagaaaagaaagggaGTAGGAGTAAAATAACATAACATTGATAGAGAGTGTGGGGGAAGGGGCAGTGTCTCCAAGCACCAGAACCAGTGGCAGCTTTCAGTGAGGAGAAAAGACTCTCTGTTTACTATAACACATTACACCTTCTTCACCTTCCCACGCGCCGGCTCTTTAATGACCCTAGAATTTATTGAATTGGTAATAAAAATGGATTAGGATTAGAAATGTGGCCAAACAGAATTGGGTGACGAAATTATTCAATGTCCTTTTGGTATTGCTTTAGACTCACTCTAACAGCATTTTTCTCCATTTTAGGAAAAAATTTGACTGTTTTGCTCaaacagattctctataattATCCACTAGCCTCTTGACACACATTGCGTGCCATTTGACcgtttatttttgaaaatttatgaaaatagataaagattgaaaaacaaaaaagaaaataaatggatAGTGGAtagttattttcagttttatggCTAATATCAATTTCACCCTCTCATGATGAAAATGTTGTTATTCTTCATATTAATAAACTATGAGCATTACaggtacttcaaaaatttaaccattctctacagaattggcttaattaataaagataaaatagagaaagtgatgagagagaaaataTATTTACAACAATCTGTAAAATTTTAGAGTAAGATTTAGGGAATAATTATGGAATCTGTTAGAGTTggaccataatttttttttttttttttgagtttttaatttttgcttccctataataaaGAAATTATGGGAAGCTGTTTGAGATGCTCTTATTAGCATGGAAGAGTATAAACCTTATTTTAGAAAgtatattcataatttcattattttattttttttccttaaaatgtaGAACGAAAGAATAATGGATAAATATTTTGAATGAATGAGGATAAAATTACGAACCTCCATTATGTAACCTGTCATCATCTTGCCTTGATCAATAAAAGTGTTGAATGCAATAAGAGAGACATAATGCCTATTATGATAAAATGTAATATTTACTTGGTCtaagatattttttttcttaactaATAACACTGGAAACTCATAAGCTATAATGAGATCTCTTCCTCCTCACATACTGGTTACAAGTAAATAAACATGTCATCATTGTGTCACTACCGCACTTCATTGACTTAAATTATTTCATCATCTTATTTCTTTGACATGAAACCATAATACAAAAAGAATATTTCAAGGATTTCCCAAAAAAGACAactaaattaaaagaaaatggtaATAACTTACAAACCTAATTTCATTGGAACGGAGAGGGGGTGCTTCTCACATGCTTCCAAGAGCGCGTGCAGATATTCTCACGTACAAATATCCCTCCGTAATCCGTATAGAAAAGTAGGCTGCTGTTTCGTTTCGTTTGCTCCTTCAATCATTTCAAGTCGTTGGCTTTTCCACTGCTCTTTACTTTCTTTCTCTTCATAAAATTAGTTTACCTAACAAAATTGCTCTCCCAACAAAACTACCCTGCTTTCAGTTTTCACCCCTATTATTATGGGGGCATCTTATATCATTTCTATTGgaccaacccaaaacaatatgGTTGACTTCGCTCCACAAAGaataaatagttttttatttattttatttctttcttttttggagTGGGATAAAAATCAAGAGGCAGACACAAAGGAGCAAACAAAACAGTGAATTAATGGATTG
It encodes:
- the LOC112203555 gene encoding lectin-like protein At3g16530, whose protein sequence is MLSLQLLVLFLSKLFLLQSTFAIDFAFNGFNSSDILLYGNATIDSGVLSLTENSTYSIGRALYTAKVPTRYPNSLNLLPFTTSFTFSISPNKDLLGGHGFVLIFVPAPGIQGASAAQYLGFLNNTNDGNPSNHAFGIEFDVFQDKKYGDIDNNHVGVDVNSLTSLASYKAGYWFADDTKEDSNNTNWSFKEVELNDGANYQAWIEFWNNQLSITLAPENIKKPGRPLIMVPLDLSDVFLDEMYVGLTASTGANMGLVTSLLLPPFLLHMGDQMAELWGFVFTPNLMVAKNYQINVNARRITRFHELIGAMNVAKKHDNILLKNYNSRPVGAKSIPEFNYGRVSKRGRKGRNPKDRDNSRPKEE
- the LOC112203312 gene encoding probable serine/threonine-protein kinase At1g54610, whose translation is MGCMYCKPSAIEDSKESPRERLSNKAASDSRAARVASSRREEAYRAKDRNDSNDGRAMLIDKHSNGATRSHGDNYQRKREKMEYVAPLHPGMGSIPKAAEGEQVAAGWPSWLAGVAGEAIKGWIPRRADSFEKLDKIGQGTYSNVYRARDLDQKKIVALKKVRFDNSEPESVRFMAREILILRRLDHQNVIKLEGLVTSRMSCSLYLVFEYMEHDLAGLALHPGLKFTEAQVKCYMQQLLCGLDHCHSRGVLHRDIKGSNLLIDNSGMLKIADFGLASIFDPHQNQPLTSRVVTLWYRPPELLLGATYYGTAVDLWSTGCILAELYAGKPIMPGRTEVEQLHKIFKLCGSPSEDYWRKSKLPHATIFKPQQPYRRCVAETFKDFPVPALALMDTLLSIDPADRGSASSALKSEFFTTKPLPCDPSSLPKYPPSKEFDVKVRDEEARRQGAAGKGQRPDPERRGTRDSRAMPAPDANAELVMSMQKRQDQSNSKSRSEKFNPHPEEVASGFPIDPPRPSHAVEAGIESHGHNHKRASHSGPLSHRAAWAKSTKNPDDAPKISNGADLSGMSGLVAARRSMLTEERRKRSNSSQMDVPKAIGRFPGSFKEASDPLPHDQKPVVGSNRKDDVRSNKDPIIVGYGSKGHKIHYSGPLLVPSGNMDQMLKDHDLQVQEAVRRARIDKAKVRKYQAEGNQISTNSLFVSGR